A genomic segment from Gavia stellata isolate bGavSte3 chromosome 6, bGavSte3.hap2, whole genome shotgun sequence encodes:
- the IGFBP3 gene encoding insulin-like growth factor-binding protein 3 produces MVPRPGVLWAVAALALLVRRAAAAAALAGPVVRCEPCDARALQQCKPLQPDCAERVREPGCGCCLTCALRPGQPCGIYTERCGAGLSCQPRREEARPLQALLEGRGLCTNATAGGKLRAFLLPGPHAAGNSSDSEEDDRSTSSVENQAIPNSHRVPDSKSHPPHIKIDIIRKVQAKNTQRYKVEYDSQSTDTLNFSSESKQETEYGPCRREMEDTLNHLKILNVLSPRGFHIPNCDKKGFYKKKQCRPSKGRKRGYCWCVDKYGQPLPGYDGKGKGDVHCYNLESK; encoded by the exons ATGGTGCCGCGGCCCGGCGTGCTGTGGGCAGTGGCGGCGCTGGCGCTGCTGGtccggcgggcggcggcggcggcggcgctggcggGACCGGTGGTCCGCTGCGAGCCCTGCGACGCGCGGGCGCTGCAGCAGTGCAAGCCCCTGCAGCCCGACTGCGCCGAGCGGGTGCGGGAGCCGGGCTGCGGCTGCTGCCTCACCTGCGCCCTGCGTCCGGGGCAGCCCTGCGGCATCTACACCGAGCGCTGCGGCGCCGGCCTCAGCTGCCAGCCGCGGCGGGAGGAGGCGCGGCCGCTGCAGGCGCTGCTGGAGGGCCGCGGGCTCTGCACCAACGCCACGGCGGGCGGCAAGCTGCGGGCCTTCCTCCTGCCGGGACCGCACGCTGCAG GAAATTCCAGTGATTCAGAAGAAGACGACCGGAGTACCAGCAGCGTAGAAAATCAGGCCATCCCAAACTCTCACAGGGTGCCAGATTCCAAATCGCATCCACCGCACATCAAAATAGATATCATCAGGAAAGTGCAAGCCAAAAATACGCAGCGCTATAAAGTGGAGTATGATTCGCAGAGTACGGATACACTGAATTTCTCTTCTGAATCCAAACAAGAGACTGAATAT GGTCCCTGTCGTAGAGAAATGGAAGACACTTTAAACCACCTAAAGATCCTGAATGTCTTGAGTCCCAGGGGTTTTCATATTCCAAACTGCGACAAGAAGGGGTTCtacaagaaaaagcaa TGTCGCCCATCCAAAGGCCGAAAGAGAGGTTACTGCTGGTGCGTGGATAAATACGGACAGCCGCTTCCCGGGTACgatgggaagggaaaaggagatgTCCACTGCTATAACTTGGAGAGCAAATGA